One window from the genome of Thermoleophilaceae bacterium encodes:
- a CDS encoding sterol desaturase family protein: MFESDMLDRLSRVHPAVPVLIFLPAVTIFAALALDGMSPLITLAWAVGGYFFWTLMEYWIHRVVFHFEPDHPIGARLHWIIHGVHHDHPNDPLRLVMPPSVSVPLGAAFMGLFLAVLGTPEAWAVAAGFFAGYLFYDMTHYALHHHRPKSRLGKQLRELHMRHHFQDHTAGYGISAPWWDHVFRTPAKKLTRRP, encoded by the coding sequence ATGTTCGAGTCGGACATGCTCGATCGCCTCTCGCGCGTGCACCCCGCCGTGCCGGTGCTCATCTTCCTCCCGGCCGTCACCATCTTCGCCGCCCTCGCGCTGGACGGCATGAGTCCGCTCATCACGCTCGCGTGGGCCGTGGGCGGCTACTTCTTCTGGACGCTGATGGAGTACTGGATCCACCGGGTCGTGTTCCACTTCGAGCCCGACCACCCGATAGGCGCGCGCCTCCACTGGATCATCCACGGCGTCCACCACGACCATCCCAACGACCCGCTGCGACTGGTGATGCCGCCGTCGGTCAGCGTGCCGCTCGGCGCGGCGTTCATGGGCCTCTTCCTCGCGGTGCTCGGCACGCCCGAGGCGTGGGCGGTGGCGGCCGGGTTCTTCGCGGGCTACCTCTTCTACGACATGACCCACTACGCGCTGCACCACCACCGGCCGAAGTCGCGGCTCGGCAAGCAACTGCGCGAGCTGCACATGCGCCACCACTTCCAGGACCACACGGCGGGCTACGGGATCAGCGCCCCCTGGTGGGACCACGTGTTCCGCACGCCCGCGAAGAAGCTCACGAGACGTCCCTGA
- a CDS encoding PKD domain-containing protein, whose amino-acid sequence MSTRTRILTAALGVAIVVTGLVIATSASGRKVANPGSIAVTSEAGTFRVNNEEFDFDGSTQITFNGSLTGAGVLTIPRANVVFPDQFTSVDSPIGTFNFRIRITANNNATGGLNPLSGLTTLNASLRIDIDPQGSSPPGFGGDCRITPINVGLSTAKSGGVGYNVSNGRVTVADHNFFVPGAQGCGSFLGTDYNGEINSAIGIPTSNTSAVIAARTNPIAQKGVRAGFTATPSQGLEPLDVDFNAAGSAATAGVANYRWDFDGNGTFDQTTTIPTTSFTYVTPGVYPAKLRVTDVEGDFDETTRTITVQAREPDLAVDKSHEGAFVASSPGSFAIDVTNVGTRATDGTATVTDLLPESLPFAAAAGDGWTCGENARLVTCTHPGPVAAGEALPTITVDVGVTGDAVPQVSNTAEVSTPNDATAANNSDTDTVQVLRPEPDLAIDKSHDGDFLRARRGTYSLAVSNVGSQPTSGQVTVTDQLPAGLTFVSAFGIDWSCGHSGGLVTCTHPGPVGAGDALPPIAVRVNVASNAPAQIVNTASVATTGDENPGNNSDSDPTTTRQLGVDLTVDKSHTGVFEVGEVESYRIVARNQGTTGSPGPITVTDQLPQGLSYVLATGSGWDCSETGGLVTCTRDGSLQAGVTAPAITLRVEVGDDVASEVVNAANVGGPEDLDLANNVDQDPTQTRVVRPDLALDKSHSGNFTAGRFGTYTLRVSNVSADRTVGPITVTDVLPDSLAFDSATGSGWTCAADGQEVTCTRAAQLNGNTAAPPIALRVTPRREAVPGVTNEASVSTPNDTNAANDSDSDPTTVNLPPRATSTVTRVIGGVTYEGTSGGEATFSINVTRSLLGFYSGSVRFEDPGANHRASGQVNLFTPVSRFGLNGARGEAILEDGRQRIQWQVDDLSVLNLGNDDIGIAAPSNYRFTGTATGGNITVTPR is encoded by the coding sequence ATGAGCACCAGGACTCGCATCCTCACCGCCGCGCTCGGGGTGGCCATCGTCGTCACCGGACTGGTGATCGCCACCTCGGCGTCCGGCCGCAAGGTCGCCAACCCGGGCTCGATCGCCGTCACGTCGGAGGCGGGCACGTTCCGCGTGAACAACGAGGAGTTCGACTTCGACGGCTCCACTCAGATCACGTTCAACGGATCGCTCACCGGCGCTGGGGTGCTCACGATCCCGCGCGCGAACGTGGTGTTCCCCGACCAGTTCACGTCGGTGGACTCGCCGATCGGGACGTTCAACTTCCGGATCCGGATCACGGCCAACAACAACGCCACGGGCGGGCTCAACCCGCTCAGCGGGCTCACCACGCTCAACGCGAGCCTGCGCATCGACATCGACCCGCAGGGGTCGTCGCCGCCCGGCTTCGGCGGGGACTGCCGCATCACGCCCATCAACGTCGGGCTGAGCACCGCCAAGTCCGGAGGCGTGGGCTACAACGTGTCCAACGGCCGCGTCACGGTCGCTGACCACAATTTCTTCGTGCCCGGCGCGCAGGGCTGCGGCAGCTTCCTCGGCACGGACTACAACGGCGAGATCAACAGCGCGATCGGCATCCCGACGAGCAACACCAGCGCGGTGATCGCGGCGAGGACGAACCCGATCGCCCAGAAGGGCGTGCGGGCCGGCTTCACGGCCACGCCGAGCCAGGGCCTCGAGCCGCTCGACGTGGACTTCAACGCGGCCGGCTCCGCCGCCACCGCCGGGGTCGCCAACTACCGCTGGGACTTCGACGGCAACGGCACGTTCGACCAGACCACCACGATCCCCACGACGTCGTTCACGTACGTCACGCCCGGCGTGTACCCGGCGAAGCTGCGCGTGACCGATGTCGAGGGCGACTTCGACGAGACCACGCGCACGATCACCGTGCAGGCGCGTGAACCAGACCTGGCCGTCGACAAGTCGCATGAGGGCGCCTTCGTGGCATCCAGTCCCGGGTCGTTCGCGATCGACGTCACCAACGTCGGCACGCGGGCCACGGACGGCACGGCCACGGTGACCGACCTGCTGCCCGAGTCCCTGCCGTTCGCCGCCGCCGCGGGCGACGGCTGGACCTGCGGGGAGAACGCCCGGCTGGTCACGTGCACCCACCCCGGCCCGGTGGCCGCGGGCGAGGCGCTGCCGACCATCACCGTGGACGTCGGCGTGACGGGCGACGCCGTGCCGCAGGTCTCCAACACCGCGGAAGTGTCCACACCCAACGACGCCACCGCGGCCAACAACAGCGACACGGACACGGTCCAGGTGCTGCGGCCCGAGCCGGACCTGGCCATCGACAAGTCCCACGACGGCGACTTCCTGCGCGCGCGCCGCGGCACGTACTCGCTCGCGGTGTCCAATGTCGGGTCGCAGCCGACGAGCGGGCAGGTCACCGTCACCGACCAGCTGCCGGCGGGCCTGACGTTCGTGAGCGCCTTCGGCATCGACTGGAGCTGCGGGCACTCCGGCGGCCTCGTCACGTGCACCCATCCCGGGCCCGTGGGCGCGGGTGACGCCCTGCCGCCGATCGCGGTGCGCGTCAACGTCGCGTCGAACGCCCCCGCGCAGATCGTGAACACGGCGAGCGTCGCGACGACCGGTGACGAGAACCCGGGCAACAACTCGGACTCCGACCCCACAACCACGCGCCAGCTCGGCGTGGACCTCACCGTGGACAAGAGCCACACCGGGGTGTTCGAGGTGGGCGAGGTCGAGAGCTACCGGATCGTGGCCCGCAACCAGGGCACGACCGGCTCGCCCGGGCCGATCACGGTCACCGACCAGCTCCCGCAGGGACTGAGCTACGTGCTGGCCACGGGCTCGGGCTGGGACTGCTCCGAGACCGGCGGCCTGGTCACGTGCACGCGTGACGGCAGCCTGCAGGCCGGCGTCACGGCGCCTGCCATCACGCTGCGGGTGGAGGTCGGGGACGACGTGGCCAGTGAGGTCGTGAACGCGGCCAACGTCGGCGGCCCCGAGGACCTGGACCTCGCGAACAACGTGGACCAGGACCCCACGCAGACGCGCGTCGTGCGCCCCGACCTCGCGCTGGACAAGTCCCACAGCGGGAACTTCACCGCGGGCCGCTTCGGCACCTACACGCTGCGCGTGAGCAACGTCAGCGCCGACCGCACGGTCGGGCCGATCACGGTCACCGACGTCCTGCCCGACAGCCTGGCGTTCGACTCCGCCACCGGCAGCGGCTGGACCTGCGCGGCCGACGGCCAGGAGGTCACCTGCACCCGCGCGGCCCAGCTCAACGGGAACACGGCCGCGCCGCCCATCGCGCTGCGCGTGACGCCCAGGCGCGAGGCCGTGCCCGGCGTGACCAACGAGGCCTCGGTCTCGACCCCGAACGACACGAACGCGGCCAACGACTCCGACAGCGACCCCACCACGGTGAACCTGCCGCCGCGCGCCACCAGCACGGTTACGCGCGTCATCGGCGGCGTCACCTACGAGGGCACGAGCGGCGGTGAGGCCACGTTCTCCATCAACGTCACCCGCAGCCTGCTCGGGTTCTACTCGGGCAGCGTCCGCTTCGAGGACCCCGGCGCCAACCACCGCGCGTCGGGTCAGGTCAACCTGTTCACGCCGGTCAGCCGCTTCGGCCTCAACGGGGCCCGCGGCGAGGCCATCCTCGAAGACGGCCGGCAGCGCATCCAGTGGCAGGTGGACGACCTGAGCGTCCTCAACCTCGGCAATGACGACATCGGGATCGCGGCGCCGAGCAACTACCGCTTCACCGGGACCGCGACGGGCGGCAACATCACCGTCACGCCCCGCTGA
- a CDS encoding type II toxin-antitoxin system death-on-curing family toxin: protein MRSIELADLLLIAEYALGVPAEQVARITKISQAESALAAPFAGFGEVEFYEGVATKAAILCSRIIRNHPLPDGNKRVAYVSMVEFIERNGGTFSHPADGQAETAGMIERLAAREITEEAFVVWVNERTDLS from the coding sequence ATGCGGTCAATTGAACTAGCCGACCTCCTGCTCATCGCCGAGTACGCCCTGGGCGTTCCGGCCGAGCAGGTCGCGCGGATCACGAAGATCAGCCAGGCGGAATCGGCGCTCGCCGCGCCGTTCGCCGGGTTCGGCGAGGTCGAGTTCTATGAGGGCGTGGCCACGAAGGCCGCGATCCTCTGCTCGCGGATCATCCGCAACCACCCGCTCCCCGACGGGAACAAGCGCGTCGCCTACGTGTCGATGGTCGAGTTCATCGAGCGCAACGGTGGCACGTTCTCCCACCCGGCGGACGGCCAGGCGGAGACCGCGGGCATGATCGAGCGGCTCGCGGCGCGCGAGATCACGGAGGAGGCGTTCGTGGTGTGGGTCAACGAAAGGACCGACCTGTCCTGA
- a CDS encoding ribbon-helix-helix protein, CopG family, whose protein sequence is MAKAMTLRLPDDKAAELEAIARADEMPISEAVRSAIEHHIESRRADKDFQARLASLIERDKEILERLAR, encoded by the coding sequence ATGGCCAAGGCAATGACGCTGCGGCTGCCGGACGACAAGGCGGCCGAGCTCGAGGCGATCGCCCGTGCCGACGAGATGCCCATCTCCGAGGCTGTGCGCAGCGCCATCGAGCACCACATCGAGTCGCGCCGGGCCGACAAGGACTTCCAGGCTCGGCTCGCCAGCCTGATCGAGCGGGACAAGGAGATCCTCGAGCGACTGGCGCGATAG
- a CDS encoding site-specific integrase, with protein MATKLEKTTTPGIFRRHKSGCGRNGRCECSYVVPRPTMQTFGTFAEAREGKAAAARRAKLSKGHAAGLHRDQPREECPDCERERAERERAEPTLHEYAREWVERYQGTGRRGFREETRHEYRSRLNRYALRHFEEGVRLSDVAPRDVADLIGWLVKQPNGKGGTLSDKSVRNALAPLTACLATARREGLIPHNPALGAALPHRPRVEDDDDAPRPFPRFEDDGETVETMELVVALAHPGHRVMFELLAATGVRRSELIAFEGRHLALDGDRPYVRVRQRAVRRTGEGMVIGALKSRYARRDLPIPIDLADRLRALGTASDALVFESPAGGAYDTHHLHQRVLAPACSEAGVEWAGFHTFRHTVASRMFAAGRSVVAVQRWLGHHSPSFTLDTYVHLLDADLGDPLEPLRGQRLDRGHDHDLARVHEAFGTVATDNGRVNARSTERPETAANVAGAEIVETLD; from the coding sequence ATGGCCACGAAGCTCGAGAAGACGACGACGCCCGGGATCTTCCGCCGGCACAAGAGCGGCTGCGGCCGCAACGGCCGCTGCGAGTGCTCCTACGTGGTCCCGCGGCCCACGATGCAGACGTTCGGCACCTTCGCCGAGGCCCGCGAGGGTAAGGCCGCGGCCGCCCGGCGAGCGAAGCTGTCGAAGGGGCACGCCGCCGGCCTCCACCGCGACCAGCCGCGCGAGGAGTGCCCGGACTGCGAGCGCGAGCGCGCCGAACGCGAGCGGGCGGAGCCGACGCTGCACGAGTACGCCCGCGAGTGGGTCGAGCGCTACCAGGGCACGGGCCGGCGCGGCTTCCGCGAGGAGACGCGCCACGAGTACCGCTCGCGGCTCAACCGCTACGCGCTGCGCCACTTCGAGGAGGGCGTAAGGCTCTCCGACGTCGCGCCGCGCGACGTGGCCGACCTCATCGGGTGGCTCGTGAAGCAACCGAACGGGAAGGGCGGCACGCTGTCCGACAAGAGCGTCAGGAACGCGCTGGCGCCGCTCACGGCGTGCCTGGCGACCGCCCGGCGCGAGGGCCTGATCCCGCACAACCCGGCCCTGGGGGCGGCGCTGCCGCACCGGCCGCGCGTCGAGGACGACGACGACGCGCCGCGGCCGTTCCCCCGCTTCGAGGACGACGGCGAGACGGTCGAGACGATGGAGCTCGTTGTCGCGCTCGCGCACCCCGGGCATCGGGTCATGTTCGAGCTGCTCGCCGCGACGGGCGTCCGTCGCTCGGAGCTGATCGCGTTCGAGGGCCGCCACCTGGCGCTCGACGGCGACCGGCCGTACGTGCGGGTCCGCCAGCGCGCGGTGCGCCGCACCGGCGAGGGGATGGTCATAGGCGCGCTCAAATCCCGCTACGCGCGTCGGGACCTCCCCATCCCGATCGACCTGGCCGACCGTCTGAGGGCGCTAGGGACGGCCTCAGACGCGCTCGTGTTCGAGAGCCCGGCCGGCGGGGCCTATGACACCCACCACCTGCACCAACGCGTGCTCGCGCCGGCGTGCTCGGAGGCGGGCGTCGAGTGGGCGGGCTTCCACACGTTCAGGCACACGGTCGCGTCGCGCATGTTCGCCGCCGGGCGGAGCGTCGTCGCGGTGCAGCGGTGGCTCGGCCACCACTCGCCGAGCTTCACGCTCGACACCTACGTCCACCTGCTCGACGCCGACCTCGGCGACCCGCTCGAGCCGCTCCGGGGCCAGCGCCTAGATCGTGGTCACGACCACGATCTAGCGCGAGTCCATGAGGCATTCGGCACCGTGGCGACCGACAACGGCAGGGTCAACGCCAGGTCAACAGAACGTCCGGAAACAGCCGCAAACGTGGCGGGCGCCGAAATCGTGGAAACGCTCGATTAG
- a CDS encoding P22 phage major capsid protein family protein, producing the protein MALVTRDIVSLAVELLARMLVLPQTALRVPGTDYHGSGGTAIVRVPQRLTANQQVVGGDPISFDSLDETEIAVVLEHWYSAVKITDEELTLDVRDFANQVLAPMIAAVAAAGEDRLAAVINGLAATSSFALAEDPEDTKDVILAARETLVDNDVPAAGRYLAVSPQIASRLFKVDTFVKVNESGSPDALRNATLGSIYGLQVVESSALTDGEAAVYHRSALAFATLAPAVPSGAASARAQAVQGIALRVLQDFDASVLSDVIAVNTFGGAELVDGDRIVKLDTAVA; encoded by the coding sequence ATGGCCCTCGTCACCCGTGACATCGTCAGCCTCGCGGTCGAGCTGCTCGCACGCATGCTCGTGCTGCCACAGACCGCGCTCCGAGTCCCCGGCACCGACTACCACGGCTCCGGCGGCACCGCGATCGTTCGCGTGCCTCAGCGGCTCACCGCCAACCAGCAGGTGGTCGGCGGCGATCCCATCTCGTTCGACTCCCTCGACGAGACGGAGATCGCGGTGGTCCTCGAACACTGGTACTCGGCGGTCAAGATCACCGATGAAGAGCTCACGCTCGACGTGCGCGACTTCGCCAACCAGGTGCTCGCGCCGATGATCGCCGCCGTCGCAGCGGCCGGCGAGGACCGCCTCGCCGCGGTCATCAACGGCCTGGCGGCGACCAGCTCGTTCGCGCTCGCCGAGGATCCCGAGGACACCAAGGACGTGATCCTCGCCGCCCGCGAGACGCTGGTGGACAACGACGTGCCCGCCGCCGGCCGCTACCTGGCGGTCAGCCCACAGATCGCGAGCCGCCTGTTCAAGGTGGACACGTTCGTCAAGGTCAACGAGTCCGGGTCCCCGGACGCGCTGCGCAACGCCACGCTCGGCTCGATCTACGGGCTGCAGGTCGTCGAGAGCTCGGCGCTCACCGACGGCGAGGCCGCGGTCTACCACCGCTCCGCGCTGGCCTTCGCCACGCTGGCGCCGGCGGTCCCGAGCGGCGCCGCCAGCGCCCGGGCGCAGGCGGTCCAGGGCATCGCGCTCCGAGTCCTCCAGGACTTCGACGCGAGCGTGCTGTCCGACGTGATCGCGGTCAACACGTTCGGCGGCGCGGAACTGGTCGACGGCGACCGGATCGTGAAGCTCGACACGGCGGTCGCCTAG
- a CDS encoding helix-turn-helix domain-containing protein: MSFTAVEAVLRHSRARGSARMVLVVIAECANHEGAEAWPSVETIAERAGVSLSTVHRCVDRLKELGELEVSYKSARNGCNRYRVRLEALTPSQDATVSDRHSVIDAAGPSQSETETLSRVTPEPSLIVREPSTARAGGGGGLSEESMTAVLATLRRCERFTGNETNIRNQVVLAVESHAAGLAPAERDQLAREAAALAVRWGLKDDWKEDDAGAAFAIACRTVAKRGPDHRDVRERRAKALRDLAGISKLECRDCGTEIPAGKGAFCRSCEDKRFGTEEDAA; this comes from the coding sequence GTGAGCTTCACCGCCGTAGAGGCCGTTCTCCGCCATTCTCGCGCCCGCGGCTCGGCACGGATGGTGCTCGTGGTCATCGCCGAGTGTGCGAACCACGAGGGCGCCGAGGCGTGGCCGTCCGTCGAGACGATCGCGGAGCGCGCCGGCGTCTCGCTCTCGACCGTGCATCGCTGCGTCGATCGGCTGAAGGAGCTCGGCGAGCTCGAGGTGTCGTACAAGTCGGCGCGCAACGGCTGCAACCGCTACCGCGTCCGTCTCGAGGCCCTCACACCCTCTCAAGATGCGACCGTCTCAGATCGACACAGTGTCATCGACGCGGCCGGACCGTCTCAATCTGAGACGGAGACCCTGTCACGGGTGACACCCGAACCGTCCTTAATCGTCAGAGAACCGTCCACCGCTCGCGCGGGCGGCGGCGGGGGGCTTTCTGAGGAATCAATGACGGCAGTCCTCGCGACGCTGCGCAGGTGCGAGCGCTTCACCGGCAACGAAACCAACATTCGAAACCAGGTCGTTCTCGCCGTCGAGAGCCACGCCGCCGGCCTGGCCCCCGCCGAGCGCGACCAGCTGGCGAGGGAGGCAGCGGCGCTCGCCGTCCGCTGGGGACTCAAGGACGACTGGAAAGAGGACGACGCTGGCGCCGCGTTCGCGATCGCGTGCCGCACCGTGGCCAAGCGCGGCCCGGACCACCGGGACGTGCGGGAGCGCCGCGCCAAGGCGCTCCGCGACCTCGCCGGCATCTCCAAGCTCGAGTGCCGCGACTGCGGGACCGAGATCCCCGCTGGGAAGGGCGCGTTCTGCCGGTCCTGCGAGGACAAACGCTTCGGCACTGAGGAAGACGCCGCGTGA
- a CDS encoding phosphatase PAP2 family protein, with protein MLARAKLPLALAAGCAGAFLGLLALAYFAGFAAWSDGAALQGFLGLQRPLTVPVFDRLVHLADPLPYALFGLGLVAAALAQGRPRHAAAAVLLVGGSAVSSQVLKPLLATERTFHFADVQAAAYPSGHATAAMALALAAVLVAPPAWRRLTAVAGGALALAISFSILALGWHFPSDVVGGYLVATTWCLLAVAALRAAGARWADHSGRDAARHALNPRRARALAGSVGIAAAVVLGALAPHAASYAQRHTAFAAVAAAITLAAAMLLATVTAATRR; from the coding sequence GTGCTCGCGCGCGCGAAACTCCCTCTCGCCCTCGCTGCCGGCTGTGCCGGGGCGTTCCTCGGACTGCTCGCGCTCGCCTACTTCGCGGGCTTTGCGGCCTGGTCGGACGGTGCTGCGCTGCAGGGGTTCCTGGGCCTTCAGCGGCCCCTGACCGTTCCCGTGTTCGACCGCCTCGTCCATCTCGCCGACCCGCTGCCCTACGCGCTCTTCGGCCTCGGGCTGGTGGCCGCCGCCCTCGCTCAGGGCCGGCCCCGTCACGCTGCCGCGGCCGTCCTGCTGGTCGGCGGGTCGGCCGTGTCGAGCCAGGTGCTCAAGCCCCTGCTCGCCACGGAGCGAACCTTCCACTTCGCCGACGTCCAGGCGGCGGCCTACCCGAGCGGCCACGCCACCGCCGCCATGGCGCTGGCGCTCGCCGCGGTGCTCGTGGCGCCGCCCGCGTGGCGGCGGCTCACGGCGGTCGCCGGTGGCGCGCTCGCGCTGGCCATCTCGTTCTCGATCCTCGCGCTGGGCTGGCACTTCCCCAGCGACGTGGTCGGCGGCTACCTGGTGGCCACGACCTGGTGTCTCCTCGCCGTGGCCGCGCTGCGCGCCGCCGGTGCGCGCTGGGCCGACCACAGCGGCCGCGACGCGGCCCGGCACGCGCTCAACCCGCGCAGGGCGCGGGCGCTCGCCGGGTCGGTGGGCATCGCGGCCGCCGTGGTGCTCGGGGCGCTTGCGCCGCACGCCGCGAGCTACGCGCAGCGGCACACGGCCTTCGCCGCCGTCGCGGCGGCCATCACGCTGGCCGCCGCGATGCTGCTCGCGACGGTCACCGCAGCGACGCGGCGCTAG
- a CDS encoding DUF4430 domain-containing protein, with the protein MLTRKTLAAGCAAACSLAVAGPAVANHLDPVASLRVEGVNQVLAPGSSYVAGPERIVTDEDCGGSGRTVSLREPTALGLLEQGTDTNRRLRPLGVSDEFDFGLLVCRIADLTGSDTGFWLYKVDHSSPEVGADQREIEDGDEVLWYFSDTARGVNTGDELVIEAPARAEPDEPFEVRVLAYDAAGNRTAAAGAQVHGRTVVTTGADGRATIEPEQRGRRRLRAVRGGDIPSTPVVVCVGSEGGCAAKTTHRIVGTNGDDVFRGTSEADRILARGGDDRIDVRGGGRDIVDCGSGDDVVHADRDDRVGRSCERVRRR; encoded by the coding sequence ATGCTCACCAGGAAGACCCTCGCCGCCGGCTGCGCCGCGGCGTGCTCGCTCGCTGTCGCCGGACCGGCGGTCGCCAACCATCTCGATCCCGTCGCGTCGCTGCGCGTGGAGGGGGTGAATCAGGTGCTGGCCCCTGGCTCGAGCTACGTGGCCGGGCCCGAACGGATAGTCACCGACGAGGACTGCGGCGGCAGCGGCCGCACGGTCTCCCTGCGCGAGCCCACCGCGCTGGGGCTGCTCGAGCAGGGCACCGACACCAACCGCCGGCTGCGCCCGCTCGGGGTGAGCGACGAGTTCGACTTCGGCCTGCTGGTGTGCCGTATCGCCGACCTCACGGGAAGCGACACGGGCTTCTGGCTCTACAAGGTCGACCACTCCTCGCCCGAGGTGGGCGCCGACCAGCGCGAGATCGAGGACGGCGACGAGGTCCTGTGGTACTTCTCGGACACGGCGCGCGGCGTGAACACCGGTGACGAGCTGGTGATCGAGGCGCCGGCGCGCGCCGAGCCCGACGAGCCGTTCGAGGTGCGCGTTCTCGCCTACGACGCGGCCGGCAATCGCACCGCGGCGGCGGGCGCACAGGTGCACGGGCGTACCGTCGTGACCACCGGGGCGGACGGCCGCGCCACGATCGAGCCGGAGCAGCGCGGCCGGAGGCGGCTGCGCGCGGTGCGCGGCGGCGACATCCCGTCCACCCCCGTGGTCGTGTGCGTCGGGAGCGAGGGCGGCTGCGCCGCGAAGACCACGCACCGGATCGTGGGCACCAACGGTGACGACGTCTTCCGCGGCACGAGCGAAGCCGACCGGATCCTCGCGCGCGGGGGTGACGACCGCATCGACGTGCGCGGCGGCGGCCGCGACATCGTGGACTGCGGCAGCGGCGACGACGTGGTGCACGCCGACCGCGACGACCGCGTCGGCCGCTCCTGCGAGCGCGTGCGCCGGCGCTGA
- a CDS encoding DUF4430 domain-containing protein, which translates to MTSWPATVCAVLAIAAGTAGCGLGAGDEQGGDGATLRVTRDFGHELLESAEVDALRESDTVMRLLRAQAGDVETAYGGRFVSSIGGLAMEGGGEPRDWFYWVNGVEASIGAGEYELSPGDVVQWDHRRWAAAMRVPAIVGAYPEPLLHGLEGKRLPVRVECADPRGRACATAKERLGEAGVTATGSALGSPASGEVIRVVVAPWQRARELASIQAIEEGPAESGVFARFEDRGRELLLLGADGEPVRPAPAGSGLVAAISFAEAKSVWVVTGVDEAGVLAASAALDEEVLRDAFAVAVLPAGAQKLPLVEGGG; encoded by the coding sequence GTGACATCCTGGCCGGCCACGGTCTGCGCCGTTCTCGCCATCGCGGCGGGGACGGCGGGCTGCGGCCTCGGGGCGGGCGACGAGCAGGGCGGCGACGGCGCCACGCTGCGGGTCACGCGCGACTTCGGCCACGAGCTGCTCGAAAGCGCGGAGGTGGACGCGCTGCGCGAGAGCGACACGGTGATGCGCCTCCTGCGCGCGCAGGCCGGCGACGTCGAGACCGCGTACGGCGGGCGCTTCGTGAGCTCGATCGGCGGCCTCGCGATGGAGGGCGGCGGCGAGCCGCGCGACTGGTTCTACTGGGTGAACGGGGTCGAGGCGAGCATCGGCGCCGGCGAGTACGAGCTCTCGCCCGGTGACGTCGTGCAGTGGGACCACCGCCGCTGGGCTGCCGCCATGCGCGTGCCGGCCATCGTCGGCGCCTATCCCGAGCCGCTGCTGCACGGGCTGGAGGGCAAGCGACTGCCGGTGCGGGTGGAGTGCGCGGACCCGCGGGGGCGGGCATGCGCCACGGCCAAGGAGCGGCTCGGCGAGGCCGGCGTGACGGCCACCGGGTCGGCTCTGGGCTCGCCGGCGAGCGGTGAGGTCATCCGCGTGGTGGTGGCCCCCTGGCAGCGCGCCCGCGAGCTGGCCTCGATCCAGGCCATCGAGGAGGGGCCGGCGGAGAGCGGCGTGTTCGCCCGCTTCGAGGACCGGGGCCGCGAGCTCCTCCTGCTCGGCGCCGACGGCGAGCCGGTGCGTCCGGCGCCGGCCGGCAGCGGGCTGGTGGCCGCGATCTCGTTTGCCGAGGCCAAGTCGGTCTGGGTGGTGACCGGGGTGGACGAGGCCGGCGTGCTCGCCGCGTCCGCGGCCCTGGACGAGGAGGTGCTGCGCGACGCCTTCGCGGTGGCGGTGCTGCCCGCGGGCGCGCAGAAGCTGCCGCTGGTGGAGGGCGGGGGATGA